GCACGAGGTCGGTGTTCCGCAGGTCCGGCACCGTCAGCGTGACCGGGCCGAGGCCGCGCAGCTGATGCTCGGCGGGCACTGGGCTTCCCTCCCACGGCACGGGCGCGTCCCCGGCGCCGCCGTCCACGACGAGGGCGAGGCGCTGGCCCTCGGGGTCCTCGAAGTCGAGGGTGAGCCGCCCATCCCGCTCGGTGACCTCGCCGTGCGAAATCCTCAACTCGTCCAGACGGTTCTGCCAGTAGGTCAGGCTCGCCTCGTCGCGCACGCGCAGGCCGGTGCGCGTGACCGTGCGGCTCCCCCGGCGTTCGCGGCCCACCGGCCAGTCGAAAAAGGTGAGGTCGGTGCCGGGGCTGCCCGCGCCATCGGCGTAGAAGAGGTGGTAGGCGCTCACGTCGTCCTGGTTGACGGATCTCTTGACGAGCCGCATTCCGAGCGACTCGGTGTAGAAGCGCTTGTTCTCGCGGATCTGGGCCGAAACGGCGGTGACATGGTGAAA
The genomic region above belongs to Deinococcus reticulitermitis and contains:
- a CDS encoding ring-cleaving dioxygenase, with translation MTLHFTGFHHVTAVSAQIRENKRFYTESLGMRLVKRSVNQDDVSAYHLFYADGAGSPGTDLTFFDWPVGRERRGSRTVTRTGLRVRDEASLTYWQNRLDELRISHGEVTERDGRLTLDFEDPEGQRLALVVDGGAGDAPVPWEGSPVPAEHQLRGLGPVTLTVPDLRNTDLVLQKVMNLRPVREYAAPESPVHRVHVYEMGEGGGPHAELHVAVRPDLPPAHPGAGGVHHVAFRTPDDEQYHAWAERLSGFGLGHSGEVDRFWFRSLYFREPGGILFEIATDGPGFATDEDPAHLGEKVVLAPFLEPRRAQILAGLKPLD